One Plasmodium coatneyi strain Hackeri chromosome 14, complete sequence genomic window carries:
- a CDS encoding CYIR protein, with protein sequence MEPAAGKKADLTADDLNRLPSKKAYAAFDHRYGNCGTYGVNVGDAASQLNSALNSHQNIKNEAEKILKAWCEASSQMTGSYASSSGLCQYFYFWLWDLLKNKLSDTEESPLSVMKTIYEKLNQVSSSSTTTVGGKEMCKIIYDNISDKEFFPQVKIHFDYSKDYLTITTQLGNGVSGGGVGTKACDTTYHDHLEAIKTACSAIEADCKEDSLSPKSGKYCDPLRAAGQQNEVTAGDYCKKEELQKLECQEVPKPKPNPNPNQASSSGSFSDADSGSAASSIAPAAGGLAAIGIPTVLFFLYKVSNTTITITILITTIMNNYNLKY encoded by the exons ATGGAACCAGCAGCAGGGAAAAAGGCAGATCTGACG gCGGATGATTTAAATAGATTACCCTCAAAAAAAGCATATGCTGCATTTGACCACCGCTACGGCAATTGTGGTACCTATGGTGTTAATGTAGGAGATGCAGCTTCTCAACTGAACAGCGCATTAAATTCCCaccaaaatattaaaaacgaagccgaaaaaattttaaaagcgTGGTGTGAGGCATCCTCACAGATGACAGGATCGTATGCATCCTCTAGTGGGCTTTGTcaatatttctatttttggttaTGGGATCTattaaagaacaaattaagtGACACTGAAGAATCACCTTTAAGTGTTATGAAAACAATCTATGAGAAATTGAACCaagtttcttcttcttctactaCTACTGTTGGAGGGAAGGAGATgtgtaaaattatatacgACAATATTAGCGacaaagaattttttcctcaagtAAAAATACATTTCGACTACTCCAAGGACTATCTAACTATAACAACACAGTTAGGGAAtggtgttagtggtggtggtgttgGTACAAAGGCTTGTGATACAACATATCATGATCACTTAGAGGCCATTAAAACAGCATGTTCTGCTATAGAAGCAGATTGTAAGGAGGATAGCCTGTCACCTAAGAGTGGTAAGTATTGTGACCCGCTTCGTGCGGCGGGGCAGCAGAACGAGGTAACAGCTGGAGATTACTgtaagaaggaggaactgCAGAAATTGGAGTGTCAAGAAGTACCAAAACCTAAACCAAACCCcaatccaaatcaagctAGTAGTAGTGGCTCTTTTAGTGATGCTGATAGTGGTAGTGCTGCCAGCAGCATCGCCCCTGCTGctggtggacttgctgcGATAGGAATACCAacagttcttttctttctatataaagtGAGTAATACAACAATTACCATTACAATTTTAATTACAACTATAatgaacaattataatttaaagtattaa
- a CDS encoding KIR protein, giving the protein MAQGVTAEECLDQLPSSVIYKELGSAKDSSTDAPSLWEAGGLLLSLLEDDKVDYVVRAWYLAARKKGEGGDDVEYKKYCNFFYYWIGDMLHSSKKSDSFSMNMGLAYSALNMLGVPNACQEINTTNKVNWSLFQNRKTVFDYYHDYQTIYNNLPPADGDKNWCETKYKDYLNKVSSVYDAATKDCTTTAATNNNTDPCCIKYNEEKSGGNDTKYKDLLEKGCDGAVTKAVPEQLITLERTDSPTTTASTIASSIAAVGGGLAAITSFFLYKYTNLFSGLRGTVSPKRSNRKRRSTNSNFDDTSNDDDTSTYESTNYNDLQRVLNARYHREYIFYRIRKGSK; this is encoded by the exons atggcACAAGGGGTGACAGCG GAGGAATGTTTGGATCAATTACCTTCCTCCGTAATATATAAGGAGTTGGGGAGTGCCAAGGACTCCAGTACTGATGCGCCATCACTGTGGGAGGCAGGAGGTTTACTACTTTCACTCTTAGAAGATGATAAAGTAGATTATGTGGTGCGCGCTTGGTATTTAGCAGCTCggaagaagggggagggaGGGGACGATgtggaatataaaaaatactgtaattttttttattattggataggggatATGTTACATAGCTCGAAGAAGAGTGATTCATTCTCAATGAATATGGGCTTAGCGTACTCAGCATTAAACATGTTAGGTGTTCCAAACGCATGCCAAGAAATAAACACTACTAATAAAGTTAACTGGTCCCTCTTCCAAAACAGAAAAACCGTCTTCGACTACTACCACGACTACCAAACTATATACAACAACTTACCACCAGCGGACGGTGATAAGAACTGGTGTGAAACTAAATACAAAGATTACCTAAACAAAGTTTCCTCAGTCTATGATGCTGCTACGAAGGATTgcacaacaacagcagctaCTAATAATAACACTGATCCTTGTTGTATCAAATATAACGAAGAAAAGTCTGGAGGGAATGACACAAAGTATAAGGACCTATTAGAAAAAGGGTGTGATGGAGCGGTAACTAAAGCAGTACCTGAACAGTTAATCACATTGGAACGAACTGATTCCCCTACCACCACTGCAAGCACCATTGCCTCTTCCATAGCCGCAGTAGGAGGAGGATTAGCTGCCATCacatctttctttttatataag tataccaatttattttctggattACGAGGCACCGTCTCCCCTaaaagaagcaacagaaaaagaagatcaacAAACTCTAACTTTGACGACACATCCAACGACGACGACACCTCAACATACGAATCAAC AAACTATAATGATCTGCAACGTGTTTTAAATGCCCGTTACCACAGAGAGTATATTTTCTATAGAATTCGAAAGGgtagcaaataa